Genomic segment of Denticeps clupeoides chromosome 13, fDenClu1.1, whole genome shotgun sequence:
ACCGTGTGTTTCGGAATCAAGGGGCGCAGCTGACTGCTGCAGGTATCCATCAGCAACTGTGAAGGGAACAGACATTTTTCATTAGTATAACATATATGACTGAGTTGAATGGCTGTTAGTGGAAAGCACTTACAATATTCAATAAATGAAGCAAATTAAGCATTTACACTTAATTAGTTAAAATTAGTATATTTGGTAAATGTTCCACAACTTCAGTTGAACTCACTAAATAGTCCACAAGATGGAGCTAAGATATCCCATTTTTGCAATGGCACAAAACAGAACTAAACTCATAACTAGGGGTGGgtgaaatggcaaaaaaaatgatcacatgAGATTATATGCTCAAAGCTGATCATTGTACAATTGCCCACCCCTGCACAAAGCAGAACTAAATCAGCCAGCCTTACAACCACCAGCCTAACATTGAGTTGGATTCTTTTGTGCTGTCAAGACAGCCTTGACCTCTCAAATCATGAACTCAACCAGAAGGTGTTCTTTGGTTTTTGACACCAGAAACAGATAATGTTAGCGATTATTCCTATAAACTGTGAACTGGGGCCTTCATGGAAGCTGATAGCTGATAATAGGCATAGGTTTCACTAGAAGGTACTGCTATgtctataaaatgtaaatatgaataaaacagatATTCCATATTTCAATCACATCAAATTAATAATCTATTAATGCATATATGGTAACCTACTGGCAATTGTTTCATTAACATAGGCACGAGATCCATTGACAATATTGTGACCAGGTCCATTCCCATATAAAGCTGTAGTGAATGGTTTCATATCAAAAGCCAGTTTTCTTGAGATTcctaaaatgtaaaacacaatgGAAAATTACATTATCAGGTAAAGTAAAGATattttgtataaatgtaaaacCATCATTTGTGGCACAAGCCAAATTGCAAAACTTTTGTGAATTAATGGGTACCTAAGGGAGAGTTTCCTCTGACAGAGTGTCCTCCAAACGAAAAGACGTGTGAGTGGTCAGCTGTTACTACAGTCAGGGTGTCCAGTTCACTGGTCAGCTCAGCAGCCCTGGCAATGGCCCGGTCAAACTCCACGGCTTCCGTCAGTGATAATTTAGCCTCGCTATCATGGTGTCCATGATCAATTCTTCCACTTAAAATGAACAATAGCCAGGAACAAAGTAAAATAAGTTAAACACAGCATATTCTGTTAAATATAGATTGCATCACATTTTTACTCATCTTCTACGAAGAGGTAGAATCCTTTTGGGTTCCTCCTGAGGATTTTGATAGCTTTCTCCATCATCTCAGAAAGTGAAGGGTCAGTCTTTTTGTCACGATAAAGTTCATACCTTGTGTCCTTTGGCTCAAAGAGACCTGTGCAGGACAATGGATTTTAAATAGAATTATGAAAGAACGTGAAGGGCGTTAGTGAATAAAAAACATGGATCAGTTTGGTTGATTGGTTGCCTTCATACCCATTAAGTAGTCTGCCTTATTTGCATCCACTGCATCTAACTGATCTTTGTTCCAAACATAATGAGCATTCTGGAAAAAAGTGATATATCCATTGATAATCATTGGAATATTATCTTGTAGTGAACTACAGACTGCCGTGAACTTACTGTCTTGTTTGTCAACCATAGATCAACCAGATTTAGTTTATCTAAGCGGCTCCCTGAAGAACTGGAGTACTCTGGATCGGGGGTGCCTTTTGGAAACATGTACTGTCGTCCCCCTCCCAGAATAACCTTTCCAAGATCAAATAAGGAGTCGTTCAATTAGCTGAAGACACAATTctttttcaataataataataataatacttgaTGCAAATCGATGTTGAGAGTCTTACATTGATGTCAGTGTTGTGAACCAGTTGATAGGCAATATCCTTGCAGCCactctgtgctgctgctgttggtaGTTCAGCATC
This window contains:
- the LOC114802209 gene encoding intestinal-type alkaline phosphatase 1-like, producing the protein PAEEEVPQFWNIKGKDALLTALELKPNVNRAKNLILFLGDGMGITTVTAARILKGQLAGRTGEESVLAMDTFPYVALSKTYNVDQQMPDSAGTATAYHTGVKANYGTLGLNAASRRGNCNSAKGNEVKSVLHRARMAGMSVGIVTTTRVQHASPAGSYSHSADRDWYGDAELPTAAAQSGCKDIAYQLVHNTDINVILGGGRQYMFPKGTPDPEYSSSSGSRLDKLNLVDLWLTNKTNAHYVWNKDQLDAVDANKADYLMGLFEPKDTRYELYRDKKTDPSLSEMMEKAIKILRRNPKGFYLFVEDDGRIDHGHHDSEAKLSLTEAVEFDRAIARAAELTSELDTLTVVTADHSHVFSFGGHSVRGNSPLGISRKLAFDMKPFTTALYGNGPGHNIVNGSRAYVNETIAIADGYLQQSAAPLDSETHGSEDVAIFAKGPMAHLFHGVQEQSYIAHAMAYAGCIEPYNDCSVEPLPTLPGHAASIQFNFTVLLLGFLPSLCLV